In the genome of Actinomadura graeca, one region contains:
- a CDS encoding dihydrolipoamide acetyltransferase family protein, with protein sequence MTPVSPKQFNLPDVGEGLTEAEIVKWHVQPGDQVEVNQTIVEIETAKAIVELPCPFEGVVTELMVTEGQTVDVGVPIITVDVGAEGGVATPVSEPPAQAAALREEGVPSVQEPGMVSPDQPKRQPVLVGYGVKDGATRRRARKGTNGAAAPSATPPAAPSAAPPAAPSVPAQARRPQAVDNALPLAKPPVRKMAKDLGVDLTAIEGTGPQGSITRDDVLAAQSAPAPAAGGREERIPVKGVRKATAAAVSGSAFTAPHVTEFLQVDVTRTMEAVRRLREMPEFPDVKVSPLLLVARALLTAVARNPMVNASWADGPSGAEIVVKHYVNLGIAAATERGLIVPKIKDAHELGLPGLARALNELAAKARAGKATPADLSDGTITITNVGVFGVDTGTPIITPGEAAILAFGQIRDMPWVHEGELAIRKVTTLSLSFDHRIIDGELGSRVLRDIGDMLEDPLHILAWS encoded by the coding sequence GCCCGAAGCAGTTCAACCTTCCGGACGTGGGCGAGGGCCTGACGGAGGCCGAGATCGTCAAGTGGCACGTCCAGCCGGGGGACCAGGTCGAGGTCAACCAGACGATCGTGGAGATCGAGACGGCGAAGGCGATCGTCGAGCTGCCCTGCCCGTTCGAGGGCGTGGTGACCGAGCTGATGGTCACCGAGGGGCAGACCGTGGACGTCGGCGTGCCGATCATCACGGTGGACGTGGGGGCCGAGGGCGGCGTCGCGACGCCGGTCTCCGAGCCGCCCGCGCAGGCGGCGGCGCTCCGCGAGGAGGGCGTCCCGTCGGTGCAGGAGCCGGGGATGGTGTCGCCCGACCAGCCCAAACGCCAGCCGGTCCTGGTCGGGTACGGGGTCAAGGACGGGGCGACGAGGCGGCGCGCCCGGAAGGGTACGAACGGGGCTGCGGCCCCGTCCGCGACGCCGCCGGCGGCCCCGTCCGCAGCGCCGCCCGCGGCGCCGTCCGTTCCCGCGCAGGCGCGTCGTCCACAGGCTGTGGACAACGCGCTGCCGCTGGCCAAGCCACCGGTCCGCAAGATGGCCAAGGACCTCGGCGTGGACCTCACCGCGATCGAGGGGACCGGCCCGCAGGGGTCCATCACCCGCGACGACGTCCTCGCCGCGCAGAGCGCGCCCGCTCCCGCGGCCGGGGGACGCGAGGAGCGGATCCCGGTCAAGGGCGTGCGGAAGGCGACCGCGGCGGCGGTGAGCGGCTCGGCGTTCACCGCACCGCATGTCACCGAGTTCCTCCAGGTGGACGTCACGCGCACGATGGAGGCCGTACGGCGCCTCCGCGAGATGCCCGAGTTCCCGGACGTGAAGGTCTCCCCGCTGCTGCTGGTGGCGCGCGCGCTGCTCACCGCCGTGGCGAGGAACCCGATGGTGAACGCCTCATGGGCGGACGGTCCGTCCGGCGCTGAGATCGTGGTCAAGCACTACGTGAACCTCGGCATCGCGGCGGCCACCGAACGAGGGCTGATCGTCCCGAAGATCAAGGATGCGCATGAGCTCGGCCTGCCCGGCCTCGCGCGCGCGCTGAACGAACTGGCGGCGAAGGCGCGCGCGGGCAAGGCGACCCCGGCGGACCTGTCCGACGGCACGATCACGATCACGAACGTGGGCGTGTTCGGTGTGGACACCGGGACGCCGATCATCACCCCCGGCGAGGCCGCGATCCTGGCGTTCGGCCAGATCCGGGACATGCCGTGGGTGCACGAGGGCGAGCTGGCGATCCGCAAGGTCACCACGCTGTCCCTGTCGTTCGACCACCGCATCATCGACGGCGAGCTGGGGTCGCGGGTGCTCCGCGACATCGGCGACATGCTGGAGGACCCGCTCCACATCCTCGCCTGGAGCTGA
- a CDS encoding OmpA family protein — protein sequence MGGAPTAGATGALHARVEVKGVERQGARSVVRYSVTSLDSSAKSVPIPASVLDPVGRRFYRPAASATGEQFAPGATREMVAELPPLPQDVQQVTVFTPGTTGEFTGIPVSGTGSAPSPSASPTSPAPGGTGPSATSGSASSSGSPSGSPSSSPQAGGVAGAPAELYDITEGEIKDVTSSGSDVTVNLRTDVLFAFNSAKLSARAKVVLDEAAQEIKEKADPARRPLTFTGHTDSKGSDSYNLKLSRARAETVMKELKSRLGDSYKYSAHGKGETDLIAQEGGPDDAKARARNRRVEITYEVRQQTAPTTGRSTAPAGGRGGSTAPSAFRPQDGATVASRYGRFGADKRRLDVKPFFRDGAYIVAVFDIVNEGPGTTPLSASYAHKDYPGGVFTSFSISAPGEKDVYRAVRIGTPVFKGSALYVGSASAAYRTGVNEPVRGIVYMPAPPGNVTSVVFDGGPFGKVNNVPVS from the coding sequence GTGGGTGGTGCGCCGACCGCCGGCGCGACGGGCGCGTTGCATGCCCGCGTCGAGGTCAAGGGCGTGGAGCGGCAGGGCGCCAGGTCGGTGGTGCGCTACAGCGTGACGTCGCTGGACTCGTCCGCCAAGTCCGTGCCGATCCCCGCGAGCGTCCTCGACCCGGTCGGGCGCAGGTTCTACCGCCCTGCGGCGTCGGCCACCGGCGAGCAGTTCGCGCCGGGCGCCACCCGCGAGATGGTGGCCGAACTCCCGCCCCTCCCGCAGGACGTCCAGCAGGTCACGGTGTTCACGCCGGGCACGACGGGGGAGTTCACCGGCATCCCGGTGAGCGGCACGGGGAGCGCGCCCAGCCCGTCAGCCTCGCCCACCTCGCCCGCCCCGGGCGGCACCGGCCCTTCCGCGACGTCGGGGAGCGCGTCTTCGTCGGGGTCGCCGTCCGGGTCGCCGTCCTCGTCGCCGCAGGCGGGAGGCGTGGCCGGGGCCCCGGCCGAGCTGTACGACATCACCGAAGGCGAGATCAAGGACGTCACGTCCAGCGGCTCGGACGTGACGGTCAACCTCCGCACCGACGTGCTGTTCGCGTTCAACTCGGCCAAGCTGTCGGCGCGCGCGAAGGTCGTGCTGGACGAGGCCGCCCAGGAGATCAAGGAGAAGGCCGACCCCGCCCGGCGGCCCCTCACCTTCACCGGGCACACCGACAGCAAGGGCAGCGACTCCTACAACCTCAAGCTGTCGCGCGCCCGCGCCGAAACCGTCATGAAGGAGCTGAAGAGCCGCCTGGGCGACTCCTACAAGTACTCCGCGCACGGCAAGGGCGAGACGGATCTGATCGCCCAGGAAGGCGGCCCGGACGATGCGAAGGCCCGCGCCCGCAACCGCCGCGTGGAGATCACCTACGAGGTCCGGCAGCAGACCGCCCCGACCACCGGGCGCAGCACCGCCCCGGCGGGCGGACGTGGCGGAAGCACCGCTCCGTCCGCGTTCCGTCCGCAGGACGGTGCCACTGTGGCGAGCCGTTACGGCCGGTTCGGCGCGGACAAGAGGCGGCTGGACGTCAAACCCTTCTTCCGGGACGGCGCCTACATCGTCGCCGTTTTCGACATCGTCAACGAAGGGCCTGGGACGACCCCGCTGAGCGCCTCCTACGCGCACAAGGACTATCCGGGCGGCGTCTTCACATCCTTCTCAATCTCCGCACCAGGTGAGAAGGACGTGTACCGCGCCGTCCGCATAGGCACCCCGGTCTTCAAGGGCAGCGCCCTGTACGTGGGCTCCGCATCCGCCGCCTACAGGACGGGCGTCAACGAGCCGGTGCGCGGGATCGTCTACATGCCCGCGCCACCGGGAAACGTCACGTCGGTCGTCTTCGACGGCGGCCCCTTCGGCAAGGTCAACAACGTCCCGGTCTCCTGA
- a CDS encoding acyl-CoA dehydrogenase, with protein MGHYKSNLRDLEFNLFEVFRRQDLLGRGPYAELDEDTVRSVLDEVNRLAEGPLAESFEDADRHPPVFDPATGTVTMPEGFKKSFKTWMDAEWFRLDLTPEFGGSGAPRSLSWAVAEQVLGANPAVFMFASGPGFAQILWHIGTPEQKRFAELALERQWSATMVLTEPDAGSDVGAGRAKAVPQPDGTWHIEGVKRFITSAEHDMAENIFHLVLARPEGAGPGTKGLSMFLVPKYLVDLETGELGERNGAYVTGVEKKMGLKVSTTCELTFGGKSPAVGYLVGDVHQGIRQMFLVIEYARMMVGTKAIATLSTGYLNALAYAKERVQGADMTQMTDKSAPRVTITHHPDVRRSLMTQKAYAEGMRALVLLAASYQDAVQIAEHEGRRDERAEKINDLLLPIVKGFGSERAYALLGAESLQTLGGSGFLQDYPIEQYIRDSKIDTLYEGTTAIQGQDLFFRKILRDGGASLKELAGEIRAFAESDAGNGRLKNERALLARALDDVQGILDPMIGWALGSAEDPRQLYKVGLGTSRLLLALGDLIVAWLLCRQAEIALNALGGDGVSASDTAFYTGKVAAAQFFCQTVLPRLAADRAITEATSLDVMDLPEEAF; from the coding sequence ATGGGGCACTACAAGAGCAACCTCCGGGACCTGGAGTTCAACCTCTTCGAGGTGTTCAGGCGCCAGGACCTCCTCGGCAGGGGGCCGTACGCGGAACTGGACGAGGACACCGTGCGCAGCGTCCTCGACGAGGTGAACCGCCTCGCCGAGGGCCCGCTCGCCGAGTCCTTCGAGGACGCCGACCGTCACCCGCCGGTGTTCGACCCCGCCACCGGCACCGTGACCATGCCGGAGGGCTTCAAGAAGTCGTTCAAGACGTGGATGGACGCCGAGTGGTTCCGGCTGGACCTCACCCCGGAGTTCGGCGGCAGCGGCGCCCCCCGCTCGCTCTCCTGGGCCGTCGCCGAGCAGGTGCTGGGCGCCAACCCCGCCGTCTTCATGTTCGCCTCCGGCCCCGGCTTCGCCCAGATCCTCTGGCACATCGGCACGCCCGAGCAGAAGAGGTTCGCCGAGCTGGCCCTTGAGCGGCAGTGGAGCGCCACGATGGTGCTGACCGAGCCCGACGCGGGCTCCGACGTCGGCGCCGGACGCGCGAAGGCCGTCCCGCAGCCGGACGGCACCTGGCACATCGAGGGCGTCAAGCGCTTCATCACCTCGGCCGAGCACGACATGGCCGAGAACATCTTCCACCTGGTGCTGGCCCGTCCCGAGGGCGCCGGGCCCGGCACCAAGGGCCTGTCGATGTTCCTCGTCCCGAAGTACCTGGTGGACCTGGAGACCGGTGAGCTGGGCGAGCGCAACGGCGCCTACGTGACCGGCGTCGAGAAGAAGATGGGCCTGAAGGTCTCGACGACCTGCGAGCTGACGTTCGGCGGGAAGAGCCCCGCCGTGGGCTACCTCGTCGGCGACGTGCACCAGGGCATCCGGCAGATGTTCCTGGTCATCGAGTACGCGCGGATGATGGTCGGCACGAAGGCCATCGCCACGCTGTCCACCGGTTACCTCAACGCGCTGGCGTACGCCAAGGAGCGCGTGCAGGGCGCCGACATGACGCAGATGACCGACAAGTCCGCGCCCCGCGTGACGATCACGCACCACCCCGACGTCCGCCGCAGCCTCATGACGCAGAAGGCGTACGCCGAGGGCATGCGGGCGCTGGTGCTGCTCGCCGCGTCCTACCAGGACGCCGTGCAGATCGCCGAGCACGAGGGACGCCGGGACGAGCGCGCCGAGAAGATCAACGACCTGCTGCTGCCCATCGTCAAGGGCTTCGGCTCAGAGCGCGCCTACGCGCTGCTCGGCGCGGAGTCCCTCCAGACCCTCGGCGGTTCCGGCTTCCTCCAGGACTACCCGATCGAGCAGTACATCCGTGACTCCAAGATCGACACCCTGTACGAGGGCACCACCGCGATCCAGGGCCAGGACCTGTTCTTCCGCAAGATCCTCCGGGACGGCGGCGCGTCCCTGAAGGAACTGGCGGGCGAGATCCGGGCGTTCGCCGAGAGCGACGCCGGCAACGGCCGCCTCAAGAACGAGCGCGCGCTGCTCGCCCGCGCCCTCGACGACGTGCAGGGCATCCTCGACCCGATGATCGGCTGGGCGCTCGGCTCGGCGGAGGACCCGAGGCAGCTGTACAAGGTCGGGCTCGGCACGTCCCGGCTGCTGCTCGCCCTCGGGGACCTGATCGTCGCGTGGCTGCTGTGCCGCCAGGCCGAGATCGCCCTCAACGCCCTCGGCGGCGACGGCGTCTCCGCCTCCGACACCGCCTTCTACACGGGCAAGGTCGCCGCGGCGCAGTTCTTCTGCCAGACCGTTCTGCCACGCCTGGCCGCCGACCGTGCGATCACCGAGGCCACCAGCCTGGACGTCATGGACCTTCCCGAAGAGGCGTTCTGA
- a CDS encoding glycosyltransferase family 2 protein, with protein MSSVTGWLSDAWETVAGATAGGDWRKFVPLGFAGLLVWGLWLYRVVLSRLDRPVVNNFRTTVSVVVPSYREDPEILIRCLDSWLSQDPSEVIIVIDVKDVEGHRRLAEVEDPRLHVLIYEHSGKRSALGVGIRAARGEIVVFADSDTWWQPGLLDAVQMPFEDPQVGGVGTQQNVYQRTTSVWRRIADWLVNLRYYDYVPAMGSKGGVACLSGRTAAYRRSVIQPVVENLENEFFLGRRCIAGDDGRLTWLTLSQGYKTVHQSSARAISMFPDSFRAFFKQRIRWSRNSYRCYLTALWKGWLWKTPFVTKVTVLQILLTPVTMGVTLGYLIFSRILDNLTPLGISLAIGWVLFGRGVRGYSHLRRHPGEILLLPLTALVIMMISLPIKLYAFVTMNKQGWLTRSSDQVGGAGQSASSLQGVG; from the coding sequence GTGTCATCTGTCACGGGATGGCTGAGCGACGCCTGGGAGACGGTCGCGGGGGCGACCGCCGGAGGCGACTGGCGGAAGTTCGTTCCGCTGGGCTTCGCGGGACTGCTGGTGTGGGGGCTCTGGCTCTACCGCGTCGTGCTGTCCCGCTTGGACCGGCCTGTGGTCAACAACTTCCGGACGACGGTGTCGGTCGTGGTGCCGTCGTACCGTGAGGACCCCGAGATCCTGATCCGGTGCCTGGACAGCTGGCTCTCGCAGGACCCGAGCGAGGTCATCATCGTGATCGACGTCAAGGACGTCGAGGGGCACCGCAGGCTCGCCGAGGTCGAGGACCCGCGGCTGCACGTGCTGATCTACGAGCACTCCGGCAAGCGCTCCGCGCTCGGCGTCGGCATCCGCGCGGCGCGGGGCGAGATCGTGGTGTTCGCCGACTCCGACACCTGGTGGCAGCCCGGGCTGCTCGACGCGGTGCAGATGCCATTCGAGGACCCGCAGGTCGGCGGGGTCGGCACGCAGCAGAACGTCTACCAGCGCACGACGAGCGTGTGGCGGCGGATCGCCGACTGGCTGGTCAACCTGCGCTACTACGACTACGTCCCGGCGATGGGCTCCAAGGGCGGCGTCGCGTGCCTGTCCGGACGCACCGCCGCGTACCGCCGCTCGGTCATCCAGCCGGTGGTGGAGAACCTGGAGAACGAGTTCTTCCTCGGGCGCCGCTGCATCGCCGGCGACGACGGGCGGCTCACCTGGCTGACCCTGTCGCAGGGGTACAAGACCGTGCACCAGTCGTCGGCGCGCGCGATCTCGATGTTCCCCGACTCGTTCCGCGCCTTCTTCAAGCAGCGGATCCGCTGGAGCCGCAACTCCTACCGCTGCTACCTCACGGCCTTGTGGAAGGGCTGGCTGTGGAAGACGCCGTTCGTCACGAAGGTCACCGTCCTGCAGATCCTGCTGACGCCGGTCACCATGGGCGTGACGCTCGGCTACCTGATCTTCAGCCGGATCCTGGACAACCTGACCCCCCTCGGCATCTCGCTCGCGATCGGATGGGTGCTGTTCGGACGCGGCGTGCGCGGTTACTCGCACCTCAGGCGCCACCCCGGCGAGATCCTGCTGCTGCCGCTGACCGCGCTGGTCATCATGATGATCTCGTTGCCGATCAAGCTGTACGCGTTCGTGACGATGAACAAACAGGGCTGGCTGACCCGCTCGTCCGACCAGGTCGGCGGCGCCGGGCAGAGCGCCAGTTCGCTCCAGGGGGTTGGCTGA
- a CDS encoding right-handed parallel beta-helix repeat-containing protein has protein sequence MIGTALRPRALRAAGRGTVCAGLAAGFGLVPAALPAAAAPTPPRPARAHAGPQDDATQQAALVDREDQRIMQTRSVLAAILQIGGRATAQWKRPQIFGSSQGKTLVLPAVNSGKPYTINDLRRYGGRYFQRLPDGSFLLGAHVFVADGAGLLLSNPSGGPLVIRMGSMPGAFSSIVSFGGNIRIEGNRRYPVQITSWDPRTRGPDTQVSDGRAYLRAVGGEFRMKYAHVSRLGFWSGRTGGIALTGTDRPASAAKHLNKEQRHANKQRRLEQQQQGGSGGGPGDIETEKPGGTATHVPAADLVTGSIDHSTISGDAFGLFVSGSNQTQVTSNRIENSLVHGVVMHRFAKNATISDTTVTGSRGDGFVLSRATEKVRVTGCTSERNGHNGFTVNGQALADGPSASGESLESFGDSSINNSLARNNGHYGIELLGGDKLSVQNSRVIGGDMGIVVRSAATQVQISGNRLSGQVRQGISLRDGVKGASLAGNTVDGPRTGIYLRNSSGTLVGNVIKGASAHGITLIGGSGGSEIRDNSLSGSGTSAVSTSRAHGRVTKADNDTDGWHDTASLWMKAQRYMTPLNVIWACVFALVIITMLRARGDGRRFGRTGVHPYTLQRPLEERPVWRLPRRGGPGPRQGRPAPASGTPGTAGAPGMPGTHGGPGTHGGPGAPGAPGAGGPGPGPGPGQGPGQGPGQGPGPGAGPGGVPPLTPAMAGATTGELPAQPPHPTPRHGLPQPERRGV, from the coding sequence GTGATCGGCACGGCACTCCGTCCCAGGGCGCTGCGCGCGGCGGGACGCGGGACGGTCTGCGCCGGTCTCGCGGCCGGCTTCGGGCTCGTCCCGGCCGCGCTGCCGGCGGCCGCGGCGCCGACGCCACCAAGGCCGGCGCGCGCGCACGCGGGACCCCAGGACGACGCGACGCAGCAGGCGGCGCTCGTCGACCGGGAGGACCAGCGGATCATGCAGACGCGGTCGGTGCTGGCCGCGATCCTGCAGATCGGCGGGCGGGCCACCGCGCAGTGGAAGCGGCCGCAGATCTTCGGCTCCAGCCAGGGCAAGACGCTCGTGCTGCCCGCGGTGAACAGCGGCAAGCCGTACACCATCAACGACCTGCGCCGGTACGGGGGCCGCTACTTCCAGCGGCTGCCGGACGGCTCGTTCCTGCTCGGCGCGCACGTGTTCGTCGCGGACGGCGCGGGCCTGCTGCTGTCCAACCCGTCCGGCGGGCCGCTCGTGATCCGGATGGGCAGCATGCCGGGCGCGTTCAGCTCGATCGTCAGCTTCGGCGGCAACATCAGGATCGAGGGCAACCGCCGGTACCCGGTGCAGATCACGAGCTGGGACCCGCGGACGCGGGGGCCGGACACGCAGGTCTCCGACGGGCGCGCCTACCTGCGGGCGGTCGGCGGCGAGTTCCGGATGAAGTACGCCCACGTGTCCCGGCTCGGGTTCTGGAGCGGGCGGACGGGCGGCATCGCGCTCACCGGCACCGACCGCCCGGCCAGCGCCGCCAAGCACCTGAACAAGGAGCAGCGGCACGCCAACAAGCAGCGGCGGCTGGAGCAACAGCAGCAGGGCGGCTCGGGCGGCGGCCCCGGCGACATCGAGACCGAGAAGCCCGGCGGCACCGCCACCCACGTCCCGGCGGCCGACCTGGTCACCGGGTCGATCGACCACAGCACGATCAGCGGCGACGCGTTCGGGCTGTTCGTGTCCGGCTCCAACCAGACGCAGGTGACCAGCAACCGGATCGAGAACAGCCTGGTGCACGGCGTGGTCATGCACCGGTTCGCCAAGAACGCCACCATCTCCGACACGACGGTGACGGGCAGCCGCGGCGACGGGTTCGTGCTGTCCAGGGCGACGGAGAAGGTCCGGGTCACCGGCTGCACGTCCGAGCGGAACGGCCATAACGGCTTCACCGTCAACGGGCAGGCACTGGCCGACGGCCCGTCCGCGTCCGGCGAGTCGCTGGAGAGCTTCGGCGACAGCTCGATCAACAACAGCCTGGCCAGGAACAACGGCCACTACGGCATCGAGCTGCTCGGCGGCGACAAGCTGTCGGTGCAGAACAGCAGGGTCATCGGCGGGGACATGGGCATCGTGGTCCGCTCCGCCGCCACGCAGGTGCAGATCTCCGGGAACCGGCTGTCCGGGCAGGTCCGCCAGGGCATCTCGCTGCGTGACGGGGTGAAGGGCGCGAGCCTCGCCGGCAACACCGTCGACGGCCCGCGCACCGGCATCTACCTGCGCAACTCGTCCGGGACGCTCGTCGGGAACGTCATCAAGGGCGCGTCCGCGCACGGCATCACGCTGATCGGCGGCTCGGGCGGCTCGGAGATCCGCGACAACAGCCTGAGCGGCTCCGGGACGAGCGCGGTGAGCACGTCCCGCGCCCACGGCCGGGTCACCAAGGCCGACAACGACACCGACGGATGGCACGACACGGCGTCGCTGTGGATGAAGGCGCAGCGGTACATGACGCCGCTGAACGTCATCTGGGCGTGCGTCTTCGCGCTGGTCATCATCACGATGCTGCGCGCCCGCGGGGACGGCAGGCGCTTCGGGCGGACGGGCGTCCACCCGTACACCCTCCAGCGGCCGCTGGAGGAGCGCCCGGTCTGGCGGCTGCCGCGCCGCGGGGGCCCCGGCCCCCGGCAGGGCCGTCCGGCGCCCGCCTCCGGTACCCCTGGTACCGCCGGTGCCCCTGGCATGCCCGGCACGCACGGCGGTCCTGGCACGCACGGCGGACCCGGAGCGCCTGGAGCACCGGGCGCAGGCGGCCCCGGTCCGGGTCCCGGCCCAGGTCAGGGCCCAGGTCAGGGCCCAGGTCAGGGCCCCGGCCCCGGCGCGGGTCCCGGAGGGGTACCGCCGCTGACGCCCGCGATGGCGGGCGCGACGACGGGCGAGCTGCCCGCGCAGCCGCCGCACCCGACGCCGCGGCACGGGCTCCCGCAGCCGGAACGGAGGGGCGTCTGA
- a CDS encoding right-handed parallel beta-helix repeat-containing protein — protein MSGPEEPGGPRHGAAPPPKKRRRRKVVTTVLVLGLVGGGTYGYRLYTGQNSGMPDVNDVSAESAKQQATLVDQEDTRIMQIRAKQESDLAGGGAEAAAARVPRLLTSANGRTLMLPQRRQPYYIAELAKLAGQDFQKQNDGSYLLGVNVMVAAGGKLILQSSTGPLTIRMRSVPGAFTSIVSAGGMVRVNGSAQNPVRFTSWNDDTHRPDTQVTDGRAYIRAIGGEFTMKYTQVSDLGFWSGRTGGVALTGSDRPDSAAEPTGVPAPPRAVRLPNGTYEPTRGNREEVEVSPAGGGGRGASFFVPAANLVSGTIDHSTFTGDAYGLFVTASNQTQLTNNTIRNSLVHGVILHRFAKNAVIENTTVAGSRGDGFVLSRGTEGVRVANCTSEENGGNGFTLNGQPLAEGPSASGEAVTAFGGNLISSSVARGNRRYGVEMLGGDNVAVQNSRIIGGDMGIVARGGATRVQISGNQVKGPERQGIVLRDGVRGGTVSGNVVVGAKTALYVRDAGSTITGNTVQSARRHGITLRGDVSGTRITGNTIGGAGTSVMDVDRATGTYAATGNNTKGWHKTAGFWTWVKRIFKPMNLIWAGVFLLVAISMFRSRGSALRIGRRGAHPYERQTKLEERPVQLLRRV, from the coding sequence ATGAGCGGACCCGAAGAGCCCGGCGGCCCCCGGCACGGCGCGGCACCCCCGCCGAAGAAGCGGCGGCGCCGCAAGGTCGTGACGACCGTGCTGGTGCTCGGCCTCGTCGGCGGCGGCACCTACGGCTACCGCCTCTACACCGGCCAGAACTCCGGCATGCCGGACGTCAACGACGTGTCCGCGGAGTCGGCCAAGCAGCAGGCCACGCTCGTCGACCAGGAGGACACGCGGATCATGCAGATCCGCGCCAAGCAGGAGTCCGACCTCGCGGGCGGCGGCGCGGAGGCCGCGGCGGCGCGCGTGCCGCGGCTGCTCACGTCCGCGAACGGGCGGACGCTGATGCTCCCGCAGCGGCGCCAGCCCTACTACATCGCGGAGCTGGCCAAGCTGGCCGGGCAGGACTTCCAGAAGCAGAACGACGGCTCCTACCTGCTCGGCGTCAACGTGATGGTCGCCGCCGGCGGGAAGCTGATCCTGCAGAGCTCCACCGGCCCGCTGACGATCCGGATGCGCAGCGTCCCCGGCGCCTTCACCTCGATCGTCAGCGCCGGGGGGATGGTCCGGGTCAACGGCTCGGCGCAGAACCCCGTCCGCTTCACGAGCTGGAACGACGACACGCACCGGCCCGACACTCAGGTGACCGACGGACGCGCCTACATCCGCGCGATCGGCGGCGAGTTCACCATGAAGTACACGCAGGTCTCCGACCTCGGGTTCTGGAGCGGGCGGACCGGCGGCGTCGCGCTGACCGGCTCCGACCGTCCCGACTCGGCCGCGGAGCCGACCGGCGTGCCCGCCCCGCCCCGCGCGGTGCGGCTGCCGAACGGCACCTACGAGCCGACCCGCGGCAACCGGGAGGAGGTCGAGGTCTCCCCCGCGGGCGGCGGCGGACGGGGCGCCTCGTTCTTCGTGCCCGCCGCGAACCTGGTGAGCGGGACGATCGACCACTCCACGTTCACCGGCGACGCGTACGGTCTGTTCGTGACCGCGTCCAACCAGACACAGCTCACGAACAACACGATCCGGAACAGCCTCGTGCACGGGGTGATCCTGCACCGGTTCGCGAAGAACGCCGTGATCGAGAACACGACGGTCGCCGGGAGCCGCGGCGACGGGTTCGTCCTGTCGCGCGGCACCGAGGGCGTCCGGGTGGCGAACTGCACGTCCGAGGAGAACGGCGGCAACGGCTTCACCCTGAACGGGCAGCCGCTCGCCGAGGGCCCGTCCGCGTCCGGCGAGGCCGTCACCGCGTTCGGCGGCAACCTGATCAGCAGCAGCGTCGCCCGCGGCAACCGCCGGTACGGGGTCGAGATGCTGGGCGGCGACAACGTCGCCGTCCAGAACAGCCGCATCATCGGCGGCGACATGGGGATCGTCGCGCGCGGCGGCGCGACGCGCGTGCAGATCTCCGGCAACCAGGTGAAGGGCCCTGAGCGGCAGGGCATCGTGCTGCGCGACGGCGTCCGCGGCGGCACCGTGTCCGGGAACGTGGTCGTCGGCGCGAAGACGGCGCTGTACGTCCGGGACGCGGGCAGCACCATCACCGGCAACACGGTGCAGTCGGCGCGCCGGCACGGGATCACCCTGCGCGGCGACGTCTCCGGCACCCGCATCACGGGCAACACCATCGGCGGCGCCGGGACGAGCGTCATGGACGTCGACCGCGCCACCGGCACATACGCCGCGACCGGTAACAACACCAAGGGATGGCACAAGACCGCGGGTTTCTGGACATGGGTCAAGCGGATCTTCAAGCCCATGAACCTGATCTGGGCGGGCGTGTTCCTGCTCGTCGCCATCTCGATGTTCCGCTCGCGCGGCTCCGCATTGCGCATCGGCCGCCGCGGCGCCCACCCGTACGAGCGGCAGACCAAGCTGGAGGAGCGTCCGGTCCAGCTGCTCCGCCGCGTCTGA